In the Thermomicrobiales bacterium genome, TCTGTCGTTCGTCGTCCGTGTTGCGGCGCTGGCCGGCATCCTCCGCGACGACGATGGACGCGCGGTCCCCGGCGAGGCCGCCGCGGACTGGCGCGAGCACGGCTTCGCCGCCGCCGGGAAGCGGCTTGTTGCGGCCTGGGCCGGTGTTGAGGAGTGGATCGAGGGTCGCGAGCGGGTGGATGCGACGCTCTATGGCGCGTCCTGGCCGCTGTTTCGCCAGCAGCTCATCGATGCGCTCGGAGATCTGGACGAGGACCAGTGGTACGACCAGGGGCGCTTCATCGAGCGGCTGCTCAAGGCGCGGCCCGACCTGCTGCGCCAGGCGACGGTTGTCTCGGTTGGCTCTGCGCCGCGTCGCGCGCGGATCGATACGCCAGAACAGGTCCAGGACCGCCGGGAGCAGATTCTCTCACTCCTCACCGGCACGACGCTGGAGACTGCCTGCGTCTGGCTGGGCCTGATCGAACGCTCGGCGACGTTGCACGGCCGGCGGGCCGTGTTGCGGGTAACGCCGTTCGGCCGGTGGGTCGCCGGCCGGCGAGTCGAGCCAGGATTGCCATCACTCGGTCAGGCTGCGATCGCGGTTGGGGGTGGATTCCAGGTGTTGCTGTATCGCCCAACCCCCCGCCGTGTCTGGTCGCTCTCGGCGATTGCGGAGCTGCAATCACTCGATCGTATCTCGACATGGGCGCTCACTGCCGAAGCGTTTACCAGGGCGCTGGCCGGCGGCTTGTCACTCTCACAGGTGACGACCTATCTCGAGCGCCAGAGCGGCGTGGCGCTGCCGCAAAACGTCGCCTACACCCTGGCGGAATGGGATCGGGGATATCGGCGGGTCTGGCTGCGGCGCGCCGTCCTCCTCGTTCCCGAGGAGGGCGAGGAGAGCGAGCCGATCGTCGCTGCGTTGAAGGACGCCGGACTCGAGCCCGAGCTATTGAGCGACGGTCGGATCGCGCTGGTCTTTGACGAGCCGGACGCAGGCGAACGACTGTACGGCGCTGCTACCCGAGCTCTACGCGAGCGTGGATTCGCGCCGCTGGCCGATCCTCACTCGCCCGCTCCTCGCCGCCGTCGTTGATCGGCGTCGTCGGATAGCGAGCCGATTATTGCGAGTCCGCGGCGAGCGCGATACAGGCGAAGCCACACTTCGCTGTCGTCGGCACCCCGAACCTGGCAGTATGGCGGGCCGGCAGCCCGTTCGGGAAATGGAGCTTGTATTCGCGGTTGATCTCGTCGTACTCGGCCGAGTTCGTGATGAGAAGCGTCACCTGGACGACGTGGTCCATCGACGAACCGGCCTCCTCCAGCAGCGACTTTATGATTCCGAGCGCTGCCCGCGCCTCCTCGGTTGCGGTGCCGCGGATCCCGCCGGAATGGCCGGAGACGAACACCAGTCCGCCGGCCTTCGTCGCGCGCGAGAACGGTCGCGCTTCATCCTCACCCGGCATCCCAAAGAACTCGATCCCGTGCATCGATATCCCCTCCCGTTTCCTGTGTCCCGATGTTATCGGGCGACGCGGCGCATAATGCCAGCCGGCACAGGGTGAGGCAAGCGCCTTCGGCATAGCTGACCTGCTGATGAACGGAGCGAGGTAGCTGATTCGCTCGACATCCTCGATGGAACGGTGGATGAGCCTGACATGATCATCGAGCCGGAACTGGCCGCCGCAATCGCGGCACATCACCCAGAGGCGTCGATCGAGGCGACGCGGGACGAGTGGGGCAACCTCCGCCTGGTCGTTCGCGATGATCAGGGCAAGGAAACGCGATACGTGGCAGAGGTCGTGCCACCGGACGCGATGGAGTGGCGTCGTCGCGAGCTGCGCGTCGTCCAGAGTGGTCTGCTTCGTGCGCTCCCGGCCGGAATCGAAGCGGGCCTGCGCGACGTCATCACGACCGCTGCCGGGGATCAGCTGGCGCTCTTGCTGGACATCCCGCGCGCCTCTGACGACGCGCTCGACGTGGACATGGTTCGCGCTGTCCTCGTCGCGTTGGCGCGGATGCACTCGGCGTTTGCCGGGTTCCCGGCACGATTGACCAGCGGGCTGAAGCTGTTGCCGATGGGCCAGTGGCTCACGATGAGTAACCCCGCTTCGGACGTCTCGCTATCGATGAAAGACGGATGGAGCGCGTTCGCCAGAGACATGCCGAGTGCCTGGGATATCATCGCGCGCTTCTTCGATAATCCTGCCCCGCTGGTGGATGCCCTTCGTGATTGCCAGCCAACCATCATCCAGGGGTTGTCGACCCCAGCGATGGTGTCGTTTCGCGTTAACGCGGTCGTCTTCCACGACTGGTGGTTGCTGGCTCGCGGCCCCGGCGCGCTCGACCTGGGCGCATTCGTCGTCGCGGGCTGGCCCACCCGTGATCTGGGTGTTGCTGGCTGTGTCGAGATCTACCGGGCGGAACGCGCGCGGCTCGGTCGGCTGCCGGCGGACGGCGAGCGGTGGGAGCGGGAGTTGGCGCTCGGCTTGTTGGCCGGGGTGCTGCGCGGCGGCTACGATCTGTGGGAGGGGCCGCAGTGGTATACGACATGGGAGGATATCGTTATCGCCGGCAAGGCAGCGATCGGCTGATCGTAGCGGTGTGGGCGCGGCTCGGATTCTCCTCTGCCCCCGCGTCAACCCTGACCGCATCGACTGTGCGGTCGTGCCGGTCTGTTTTGTGGCGTCAACGACAGCCAATCCAGCGGAGAATGCTCCACCATGCACTCCACCAAGGAATCCGGTGTCACGCGCGCAGTGATAGTTCTCGACGGTCGCGAGGTTCCGGTGACGATCCGCCCGAGCGATCGCGCGCGTCGGCTGCGGCTGCGGGTGTTGCCGGAGATCGGCCTGGAGATCGTCGTTCCGCGCGGCGCAACTCGCGACGACGCGCTTGTGTTCGCCCGCCGCGAGCGAGATTGGATCCTCCGCCAGCTTGCGATGCTGCCGCGGTCCGCGCCGCTCCTGACGATCGCCGATGGCGTCGCGATTCCCTACCTTGGCGGGCCGCTCCGCATCCGGCTCATCCGCGCAGGACGCACGCGACGAATAGGCGATGAGCTTGTGCTTCCAGTAGCCGCCGGCCTGGATGTGGTCGAACGTTGGTATCGCGCCGAGGCTCGCCGGCTGAGCGGCGAACGCGCTAGCGCGCATGCCGCCACGCTGGGCGTAACGTTCGGCCGGCTTGCGATCAAGGACACGCGGTCACGTTGGGGAAGCTGCTCCTCGAAGGGCAACCTGAATCTATCCTGGCGGTTGGTGATGGCGCCGATGGAGGTGCTCGACTACGTCGTTGCTCACGAAGTTGCCCACCTCCGCGAGATGAATCACTCTCCGCGCTTCTGGGCGACCGTTGAGACGCTCTGTCCACGGTACCGTGAGCATCGACGCTGGCTGCGGGCCAATGGCCCCACGCTCGCTGCCTGGCCGCGCGTCGCCCCCTGATGCGTGAGGAGGACTGCCCTGTCTGCCGGGATCCAGCCGTTGTTGCTCGCCCGACATTAGGGCTCGGTGGCGCCCATCCTCGGTCTGGCCGGCCATCGGTACAATTCCACCGACAACCTGTGATCCGCGTCCGACCGTAGAGGAGTCAGTGTGAACCAGGCCGAAGGCGCTACTATCCAGGCAGAGACCGCCGCTGAGAGGCTCCTCAAGGAGTCGCCGACGCAGGTCGATACGGCGATTGTCATCGACTTCGGCAGCCAGACCGCTCAGGTGATTGTTCGTCGTGTCCGTGAGGCGAATGTCTATTGCGAGCTGGTACCGTACGACGCCGACGCGACAGTGCTCGACAGGCTGAAGCCGAAGGGGATCATCCTCTCCGGCGGGCCGGAGAGTGTCTATGCCGAGGGCGCGCCGCAACTGCCAGACTGGGTCATCGGCAGCGGCCTGCCGATCCTCGGCATTTGCTATGGGATGCAGGCGCTTGCTCACGCGCTGGGCGGACGAGTGGCGCCGAGCGACCACCGCGAGTTCGGCCCCGCCCGCGTCCAGCGCGTCGCCGAGCACGCGCTGTTCCGCGACCTGCCGGCCGAGTTCGATGTCTGGATGAGCCATGGAGACCGGATCGAGCAGGTCCCGGACGGTTGGGAGCCGTTGGCCGTAAGCCCCGCCTCCCCGATGGCGGCGATGGGAGTCGCGACCCGTGTCGGCGTCCAGTTCCATCCCGAGGTTGCCCATACGCCACTCGGTCGGATGATGATCCGGAACTTCCTGTTCGATATTTGTGGCTGCACCGGCAACTGGACTTCTGGGTCGTTTATCGACGCAACCATCGCAGATATTCGCCACCGCGTAGGAGACGATCGAGTGCTGCTGGCGCTTTCAGGCGGTGTCGATTCATCTGTCGCTGCCGCGCTCATCCACCGCGCGATCGGTGACCGACTGACGCCCGTGTTCGTGAACAACGGGCTGCTCCGCGAGGGCGAAGCGGAGATGGTTCAGGAGGTATTCGGCCGGCACTTCGGGATGAACCTGGTCTACGTGGACGCGACCGACCGGTTTCTTGGCCGGCTGAGGAGTGTGACGGACCCGGAGGAGAAGCGCAAGACGATCGGCGATGAGTTCATCCGCGTCTTCGAGCGTGCTGCCGTCGAGCAGAGCGGGACAAAGCCATTCCGCTTTCTCGCCCAGGGCACCCTCTATCCGGATGTCATTGAGTCGGCCACGCCCGATAACAAGGCCGCGCACAAGATCAAGACGCACCACAACGTCGGCGGGCTGCCGGAGGATCTGGCGTTCGACTTGATTGA is a window encoding:
- a CDS encoding helicase-associated domain-containing protein, with amino-acid sequence MRNLLGRLLQRSSAELDRIAASWSVELTGHDRHSDVSFLYRTMTDVWATRDVWERVSPTGKRLIRALDDHDGAACPPAVLAAEAEVPLADARPELRHLFDLGIISSEGTADPDAPVFLPREMGLMIERVEAEQSAIVQWDAPLAELMAAVPYPELEEAAIAWGARVIPAMHARGELVGLVQAQLSHPDRVSRMIATLSPPARNIWARLGTAGGSLALDELLSPADVPLQARRRILRELASPLLLWHGYDEKGTRLAAVPAEILNPPPVEVEPPPDLILLETADVVEPEWLFPYAAGWDVLTILREVQLSGPRWRVLAEADPALVRRLSRRLWWADRETRDVPTGYLSFVVRVAALAGILRDDDGRAVPGEAAADWREHGFAAAGKRLVAAWAGVEEWIEGRERVDATLYGASWPLFRQQLIDALGDLDEDQWYDQGRFIERLLKARPDLLRQATVVSVGSAPRRARIDTPEQVQDRREQILSLLTGTTLETACVWLGLIERSATLHGRRAVLRVTPFGRWVAGRRVEPGLPSLGQAAIAVGGGFQVLLYRPTPRRVWSLSAIAELQSLDRISTWALTAEAFTRALAGGLSLSQVTTYLERQSGVALPQNVAYTLAEWDRGYRRVWLRRAVLLVPEEGEESEPIVAALKDAGLEPELLSDGRIALVFDEPDAGERLYGAATRALRERGFAPLADPHSPAPRRRR
- a CDS encoding RidA family protein; amino-acid sequence: MHGIEFFGMPGEDEARPFSRATKAGGLVFVSGHSGGIRGTATEEARAALGIIKSLLEEAGSSMDHVVQVTLLITNSAEYDEINREYKLHFPNGLPARHTARFGVPTTAKCGFACIALAADSQ
- the guaA gene encoding glutamine-hydrolyzing GMP synthase, translating into MNQAEGATIQAETAAERLLKESPTQVDTAIVIDFGSQTAQVIVRRVREANVYCELVPYDADATVLDRLKPKGIILSGGPESVYAEGAPQLPDWVIGSGLPILGICYGMQALAHALGGRVAPSDHREFGPARVQRVAEHALFRDLPAEFDVWMSHGDRIEQVPDGWEPLAVSPASPMAAMGVATRVGVQFHPEVAHTPLGRMMIRNFLFDICGCTGNWTSGSFIDATIADIRHRVGDDRVLLALSGGVDSSVAAALIHRAIGDRLTPVFVNNGLLREGEAEMVQEVFGRHFGMNLVYVDATDRFLGRLRSVTDPEEKRKTIGDEFIRVFERAAVEQSGTKPFRFLAQGTLYPDVIESATPDNKAAHKIKTHHNVGGLPEDLAFDLIEPLRFLFKDEVREVGRALGLPRDIVERQPFPGPGLAVRLLGEITEEDLAILRRADAIVRQEIEAAELDDDVWQYFAVLLPVQSTGVMGDYRTYAKVCAIRAVTSEDAMTADWARLPHDLLARMSSRIINEVQGINRVVYDISSKPPSTIEWE
- a CDS encoding SprT family zinc-dependent metalloprotease, with the translated sequence MHSTKESGVTRAVIVLDGREVPVTIRPSDRARRLRLRVLPEIGLEIVVPRGATRDDALVFARRERDWILRQLAMLPRSAPLLTIADGVAIPYLGGPLRIRLIRAGRTRRIGDELVLPVAAGLDVVERWYRAEARRLSGERASAHAATLGVTFGRLAIKDTRSRWGSCSSKGNLNLSWRLVMAPMEVLDYVVAHEVAHLREMNHSPRFWATVETLCPRYREHRRWLRANGPTLAAWPRVAP